From a single Bemisia tabaci chromosome 10, PGI_BMITA_v3 genomic region:
- the LOC109033405 gene encoding uncharacterized protein isoform X2 encodes MKAPNEALEFFKNDIDEMKKAETERLEAIQAVFSKSRLMADLNVKELLNLMASQDEIIIEIRKTLEGMLWTLGVANQVEFTRLVEKLRGQIRQMDSNELEIKKKEKSLPPDLLQDDELKKLMDALQTDYVCVTATVGAVKAMSPVEIGN; translated from the exons ATGAAGGCCCCAAATGAAGctctggaattttttaaaaatgacatagatgaaatgaaaaaagctGAGACTGAACGGCTCGAGGCAATACAAGCTGTCTTCTCGAAGTCAAGACTGATGGCGGATTTAAACGTAAAAGAACTGTTGAATCTAATGGCGTCCCAAGATGAAATTATcatcgaaattcgaaaaacgcTGGAGGGTATGCTTTGGACCTTGGGAGTTGCCAATCAGGTTGAA TTTACGAGACTCGTTGAGAAACTCAGAGGCCAAATACGACAAATGGATTCGAATGAACtcgaaattaagaaaaaagagaaatcaCTTCCACCAGACCTCTTACAGGATGatgagttaaaaaaattgatggatgcACTTCAAACGGATTATGTTTGCGTAACGGCAACTGTAGGCGCAGTTAAAGCGATGAGTCCGGTTGAAATAGGAAATTGA
- the LOC109033405 gene encoding uncharacterized protein isoform X1: protein MCHSSTTKSEDTQTVQSLFKCGDIMVSLWELSASLLTIFVLIYIPGEAFSVEMKAPNEALEFFKNDIDEMKKAETERLEAIQAVFSKSRLMADLNVKELLNLMASQDEIIIEIRKTLEGMLWTLGVANQVEFTRLVEKLRGQIRQMDSNELEIKKKEKSLPPDLLQDDELKKLMDALQTDYVCVTATVGAVKAMSPVEIGN from the exons ATGTGCCATAGTAGTACTACAAAATCAGAAGACACACAAACAGTCCAGAGTCTTTTCAAGTGTGGAGATATAATGGTTTCACTATGGGAACTCTCAGCGTCACTTCTTACAATCTTTGTGTTAATTTACATCCCAGGTGAA GCATTTTCCGTCGAAATGAAGGCCCCAAATGAAGctctggaattttttaaaaatgacatagatgaaatgaaaaaagctGAGACTGAACGGCTCGAGGCAATACAAGCTGTCTTCTCGAAGTCAAGACTGATGGCGGATTTAAACGTAAAAGAACTGTTGAATCTAATGGCGTCCCAAGATGAAATTATcatcgaaattcgaaaaacgcTGGAGGGTATGCTTTGGACCTTGGGAGTTGCCAATCAGGTTGAA TTTACGAGACTCGTTGAGAAACTCAGAGGCCAAATACGACAAATGGATTCGAATGAACtcgaaattaagaaaaaagagaaatcaCTTCCACCAGACCTCTTACAGGATGatgagttaaaaaaattgatggatgcACTTCAAACGGATTATGTTTGCGTAACGGCAACTGTAGGCGCAGTTAAAGCGATGAGTCCGGTTGAAATAGGAAATTGA